A genome region from Ptiloglossa arizonensis isolate GNS036 chromosome 4, iyPtiAriz1_principal, whole genome shotgun sequence includes the following:
- the LOC143145455 gene encoding F-box/WD repeat-containing protein 9 isoform X3: MQGSGDYKDQNVEEDELFWKLSCVALEKQISLWKKKDSMEKITLSNIQYSTIDSLLLMHDGHICISGARDRSMVCWRLPTEENESECVTCKPEAHNGWVWGLTAMENIVYSCSWDQTVKAWALTHSGLIQTKTYQMYMDTKINSAGALLCIASCPDVGLFATGSFCRTVVVLDPRLPNMDNPIAKYRPHKRAVISLGMNSHFILSASEDGTVAVWDLKAGKKIKNVTISQESFPMSMCMQRDMVYVGDGRAKLHVLDPNEDFEPVKCYTTEHKRGISGVHVGPGCLITSSTDETVRICSPTDPPQHLVTLESNYGEVAGTDYLNDVLAVSGTDGIEIWRPKSSMQCA; encoded by the exons TTGAAGAAGATGAACTATTTTGGAAATTATCGTGTGTTGCATTggaaaaacaaatttcattatGGAAGAAAAAAGATTCTATGGAAAAGATAACGCTTAGTAATATACAGTATAGTACCATTGATAGCCTACTGTTAATGCAC GATGGACATATATGTATATCCGGAGCAAGAGATCGGTCCATGGTATGCTGGAGACTTCCTACGGAAGAAAATGAAAGCGAATGTGTTACGTGTAAACCAGAAGCCCATAATGGATGGGTTTGGGGCCTAACAGCAATGGAAAACATAGTTTATAGTTGCAGTTGGGATCAAACTGTTAAGGCATGGGCACTTACCCATAGTGGTCTTATTCAAACCAAAACTTATCAAATGTACATGGACACCAA GATCAATTCGGCGGGTGCTCTATTGTGTATCGCGTCATGTCCGGATGTAGGCCTTTTTGCCACCGGTTCATTCTGTAGAACTGTAGTAGTACTCGATCCGAGATTACCCAATATGGACAATCCTATTGCAAAGTACCGACCACATAAAAGAGCTGTTATTAGCCTAGGGATGAATTCCCATTTTATTTTATCCGCCAGCGAAGATGGAACAGTCGCTGTTTGGGATTTAAAGgcagggaaaaaaataaaaaatgttact ATTTCACAAGAATCATTCCCTATGAGTATGTGTATGCAAAGAGATATGGTTTATGTGGGAGATGGTAGAGCAAAGTTGCATGTACTAGATCCAAATGAAGATTTTGAACCAGTTAAGTGTTACACTACTGAGCACAAGAGAGGTATTAGTGGTGTTCATGTTGGACCAGGATGTTTAATCACAAGTTCCACAGATGAGACAGTTAGAATATGCAGTCCTACTGATCCTCCTCAACATCTTGTCACTTTAGAATCTAATTATGGTGAAGTAGCTGGT ACTGATTATTTGAATGACGTCCTTGCTGTTTCTGGTACAGATGGAATTGAAATTTGGAGACCAAAGTCAAGTATGCAATGTGCATAA